A stretch of Polypterus senegalus isolate Bchr_013 chromosome 3, ASM1683550v1, whole genome shotgun sequence DNA encodes these proteins:
- the LOC120526813 gene encoding G-protein coupled receptor 6: MNESFSVNETALPAVWIDDTDDNATLEFSSELFNFTINPWDIMLCISGTIIACENAIVVAIIFYSPTLRTPMFVLIGSLATADLLAGMGLILNFVFQYVIPSETISLITVGFLVASFTASISSLLAITVDRYLSLYNALTYFSERTVLCIYLMLVVTWGVSIGLGLLPILGWNCLDEPSSCSIVKPLTRSNVTLLAVSFFVIFMVMLNLYFKICKIVCRHAHQIALQQHFFTTSQYVATKKGVSTLAIILGTFGASWLPFAIYCLVGDHAYPSVYTYATLLPATYNSMINPIIYAYRNQEIQRSIFVLFCGCYQMNTSCRSRSPSDV, encoded by the coding sequence ATGAATGAAAGTTTCTCTGTAAATGAAACGGCGCTCCCAGCCGTGTGGATCGATGACACGGATGACAATGCAACTTTGGAGTTTTCTTCTGAACTTTTCAATTTCACCATCAACCCCTGGGACATCATGTTGTGCATATCAGGGACTATCATCGCCTGCGAAAACGCCATTGTAGTGGCCATCATCTTTTACTCTCCGACTTTAAGGACACCCATGTTCGTTCTCATCGGGAGCCTCGCCACGGCTGATCTCCTGGCAGGAATGGGATTAATATTGAACTTTGTGTTCCAGTACGTGATTCCCTCCGAAACGATCAGCCTTATCACTGTGGGCTTCTTGGTGGCCTCCTTTACGGCATCCATTAGCAGCTTGCTAGCCATCACTGTTGATCGCTACCTTTCACTCTATAATGCCTTGACTTACTTTTCGGAGAGGACAGTCCTGTGCATCTACTTGATGCTTGTGGTGACCTGGGGGGTCTCTATAGGCCTTGGGCTTTTGCCTATTCTAGGATGGAACTGTCTGGATGAGCCGTCGTCGTGCAGCATCGTGAAACCCTTAACCAGAAGTAACGTGACTCTGTTGGCTGTCTCCTTCTTTGTAATATTTATGGTGATGCTGAACCTGTATTTCAAAATCTGCAAAATCGTGTGTCGGCACGCCCATCAAATCGCCCTCCAGCAGCACTTCTTCACCACATCGCAGTACGTGGCCACCAAGAAAGGAGTCTCCACTTTAGCAATCATCCTCGGGACGTTTGGGGCCAGCTGGCTACCTTTTGCCATCTACTGTTTAGTTGGCGACCACGCGTATCCGTCGGTCTACACTTACGCCACCCTTTTGCCTGCCACCTACAACTCCATGATCAACCCAATCATTTATGCCTATCGGAACCAAGAGATCCAAAGGTCCATTTTTGTCCTCTTTTGCGGCTGCTATCAGATGAACACGTCCTGTCGCTCCAGGTCTCCGAGTGATGTGTAG